The sequence below is a genomic window from Spirochaetaceae bacterium.
CCGCCACACGCTGCCGTTGGTGAGGATGCCGAACCGGATGCGCCCTTCCGAGGCGACGTCGGCGGTAGTCAGGTAGCGCAGCATCTGGCCATGCGGGGTGCCGGCACGATGTCCGTCGGCCCGGTCGCGCTGATCGAGCGCGAGCCCGAACCGCTTGCTCTCCTGCACGATCAGGGCATCCCGAAAACGCTCGTCCGAATTGCCCCGAGCGGTAGCGCGCGCCTTGGCCGCCGCGTCGGCGAACAGCAGATGGTCGGGAACGTCCTCGTGTCCGGCGGCCGCCTGCTGCGGCAGGTAGTCACTCCAGCCGAGCAGTTCCAGGACCGGCCGAATCAAATCGTGCTCGGTCACCGCCTCATTCGGCTCTTGCGGCGACTCGAACCGCCCAAACACCTCGCCCAGATCATCGCGAAAGGCGGCGAGCTTCGAGGCCGCGGCTTCCCACTCATTGGCCAGCGATGCCACGGCTGATGTAGAACCACATGAACTGAATCGTTTAGCCGAACGGCTAGGGTCCATTATACCTACAGAGCCGGCAAAGACGAGCAAGCTAGTACCGCGTGTGGTACGTACAATCGCACAAATGGAGGAACGGTATAGCGAATTTATGGGTGGCGATCCCGGCGAGCGAAAGAAGGTTATTGATGCAGTCTTGAAGATCATTCCGAAGTTTGTTTACTACTCGAACTATGGTAACCTAGATTCCGAGATTTACCTCCCACATGTCGTTGAAAACCTGAGGAGAGATGACCTCGGCCCGAAGGAAGAGGCGAAGGCCCGGACGCTGCGAGTGCTGTTCAAGTTCGTGCGGCTGAGGGCCGAGGAGATTCTTGAACTCGGGAGTGATTTCATGGAGAGCCGGCACGGACGAGAGCCAACACCAGAAGAGATCGCAGAGATTGCTAAGAAGAAGCGGGAACGGTCTATCCTCCTCCAGTCGGCCGGTGCGTTGCTGACCAGGCAGTTCCGGGACTGGTGGAAACAGGGCAATTATGTCTTTGAACTGGATGCGGACGGCAACCATTTCCGTATTTGGGTATCGGACGACCGGCGTCCCGAGAAGATCGAGCTTGAGAGTCGCAGCACGGGCCTGCAGTGGTTCCTGAGCTTCTACCTTGTGTTTCTGGTGGAGAGCATGGGGGAGCACAGGGACGCGGTTCTGCTACTGGACGAGCCTGGACTTTCGTTACACCCTCTTGCGCAGCGGGACCTGTCGACCTTCTTCGATAGCCTGTCCAAGACGAACGGAATCATCTACACGGCGCACTCGCCATTCTTGGTTGACGCGGATCGGGTGGACCGCGCACGAAAGGTCTATGTGGCGGCCGACGGTACTACGAAAGCCACTTCTAACCTGCGGCACACGGAGGCTGACGGGGAGCAACCGGGCGCGGCGTACGCAGTATATTCAGGGCTTGGCCTGACAGTCGCAGAGAGCCTTCTGATAGGTTGCCAGCCGGTCATCGTCGAAGGTGTTTCGGACCAGCACTACCTCACGGCGATCAAGGCACTGCTGATCGCCGACAGGAAGATCGCTCCGCGTAGGGAGCTCGTCTTCCCGCCAGCTGGGGGAGCAAAGACAACTCGGATTGTCGCAAGCATCCTGACGGGTCGGGACGAAGCGCTCCCGCTGGTCCTCCTAGATGGCGACGTGCCAGGCCGACGTATGGCGAAGGAACTGACGAGTGACCTCTATCGCCATGAGAGAACCAAGGTACTGTGCACCGACGAATTCGCTGGGTTCGGAGAGTCGGAAGTGGAAGATCTGTTGCCCGTTGAGTTCTTAGCTGAGGTGGTGGACCGGTGGCACCGCAGGGCCGACTTACTCTTCGCGGAAGTCGCTCGAGCAGGAGCGCCGATCGGCACGCAGATTGAAGAATGGGCTCGGACGCAGGAACTCGATCTCCCAGCTTCGTGGAAGGTTGAACTGGCTAGACGAGCGAAGTTGCGGGCGCTGGACGTCGGGATGAAACGTTTCAAGGAGGACGCTGTGGAGAAGTGGCAACGGCTATTTCACGAGCTGATCGAACAGGGCTCCAACCAGTAACGTAGACAAGTAAACCACGTTCCTGAGTTCCTGAACGCGTCTAATGCGGTTGTTCTATCTGCTGTCTCTCCATCTTGGGGTGTTGGTGCTCCGTTCGCAGGCTTTTTTCTCACTGGCACGACCCGGTGAATCTCAACACGGCGATGCAACAGGGGGTAGTTGTTCCGCCGGAGGGGCCTGCACCACTACGCGGCGCCGGGACTGCGCGAGGCCGAGTCCGCACGGCGCGACCCTAAACTGCATAATCCGGTGCAATTGAGCCACTGATCTGATTTCAGGAAGCCACCCGTCCGGGGAAAAAAGCCGGTTTGAGGCTACCGCCAGGACGGGACCTCATCACCTCACGCCCTCACACACTGGAAAATCTCAATGATCCCAAACGCCTTCTTCCTGGGGAATCTGTGTGACCCTCGAAAGATGCCAGTTTCAGCACGGCGGCGTTCACTTGCATTTGAACTACAACCCCGAAAGCGAGAAGAGTCGCCACGGCCGTAAGCCAATGTTGCGCGATGAGTTGGGCCTTGACAGATTTCACGTAATCAGGTACGATACGAAATCATGAAGTCAAACAACTCGCGGCTAAGGAGGGAATGTCGTGAATATTGGTCAAAAACGGGATTGTCTTCTTAGTTATCTTGTAGAATTACATGGCCAGCTAGGGGATGTTCCACTTACGGTAGCATTCAGTCTTGACCCAAACGAGGTAGAAGAAGCCAAGAACAGGTGTAAAATTCGCAGTAGTGACGACATTGGTGCTTTCATAAGGTCGTTGGAAGATCGTGGGTTGGTGCAATCTCACTGTTCAGGAGATAACGTGATTCTTGGATGTGCTATTATGCTAGATGGACATGAATATGTCGAGCAATTGACACTTAGAAAGGGTGAGTCTCTTGGCTAGGGTGTTAACCGTGGTCGAGAGGATTGAACTCAGGCTACAAAACGTCCATGAGGACGTTAAGGAAATCCGCGACAACACTTCAAGTACCGAGGCTGAAATGAAGCATGTTGCGACGAAAGCGACTGTCGTCGCTGCGACAGTTTCGGGAATAGGAATTGCTGCTGCTATCTTCTCAATTATATTGGCCATAAGTCAGAACTGAGCGGATCATACCGAGTTAGCAAGTGGCGATCGGCTCCAGGCGGAATGCGAGGTGCAGGCGCAAGCCGGCCACGGCGGTCGCCAGGCGGTCGCCCCGTCATCGGCCATGCGAACCGACGACAGGGCAGGGAAAATCTGGAAGCGGAAGTCATCGGCCGCCGCGCTGCGCTGCTCACCGGTCAGGTCGGCGGTGGAAACCAGGTGCACGCCGGCGGCGTGGAGCTGCGGCACGATGCGGGAGTGCAGTGCGCGGTACTGGCCCGCCACCACCTCGTGCGCCGCCGCCGCCACCTGCTCCAGGCGCTGGCTGCTGACGGCGGAGCCGCCCAGCTCCCGCTTCAGCGCCGCCACGCGCACCATGAAGAACTCGTCGAAGTTGGAGCTCACGATGGTCAGGAAGCGCACCCGCTCCAGCAGCGGCAGCTCCTCGCGCTGCGCCTAGTCGAGCACGCGGCGGTTGAACTCCACCCAGCTCAACTCGCGGTCGAGGAGGGTCTCTTCCGGTGCTGGAGACAGCTTGAGGTCGGGGTCGGCCATGCACCTACTCTATACCCATGCCGGTCCCGTGACGACGCCGGCAGGGTGGGAACGAGTAGCCGGGCGCGGCACTGGGAACTGGAGGAGAACCGCAGCGACGGTCAACGCGGTGCGCCATCCGTGCAGCGGGCGATTCACGCGCGGCTTCCTGGTGGTGCCCCCCGGCCTGACCATCCGCGACCGGCTGCGCGTGCTGCACCCCAACGACCCGGACAGCTGGTCGAGATCAAGGGCTGCCGCCGCGAGGACGCCAAGGAAAGAAGGCCACCTTGGACACCTACTGGTACCCGCCATCAACCGCTCCGGCGCCCACGGCCGCTGGGCCTTCGCAGAGTTCACCGACGTGTATACGATAGCCGAGGAGTCTGCGAGCGACCGGAGCGCGGACCGTATCAGAGAGCGTACTGTGACCAGAGACGAAGTGCTCACGCTGCTGCGTGCACACAAGACAACCATCATGAGCCGATTCGGGGTGGCCGAGTTGGGGCTCTTCGGATCCTACGCTCGTGATCATGCAAACGATTCCAGCGATGTCGACATACTGGTCAGATTCGAGGGATCCGCTACGTCGACTCGTTACTTCGGCGTTCAGTTCTTTATCGAAGACCTGCTCCATCGTCCCGTCGACCTGGTAACCCACAAGGCACTCCGAAAAGAGATCCGGCCTTACGTAGCAAGAGAGCTCGTGAATGTCTGATGCTGATCAACCGGAAAGAGCGTGGCGTCACTACGTTCACGACATGATCGAATTCAGCGAAAAGATCGTCTCCTACACCGATGGTTTGAATCGGAACCAATTCGTTGCAGACCGTCGCACCTATCTCGCCGTTGCTGTCCTCATCAGCGTTCCAGGGTGTATGCAAGTGGCTCACATGTTGACTATCTAGCTCTGGAGAAATAGATCGTCCACGGCGCCGGCGCCGTGGTGCTGTACGTCGTCGGTCGAGTCGGCTACATACGGTCCTCCTACGGTAGGAGTCGTAGGATTTTCGCCCTGTACTCGGACCAGGAGGCGGCGTCTTGGTATGATCCGTTTGCCGGTCCGCCGTTCGCAATGGCTCGCGATCAGACTCCGCATGGCAGCTGCTTGGGCCGTGGTTGACAGGCCGTTGAAGCGCACAATGCAGGGATGCGGAAGGCGAAGCGAAAAGACAAGCTCCCCGAAATCCTTGTCCTCGGTGAGGAGTACCCGATCGTCCCGGTATGCAAGGTCGAGTAACTCTTGGTCGGAGGCATTTACATATCCGTCCCGAGCGGAAAGAACATCATGACCGAGGTCCATCAACGTACTGAATAGAACGCTCGATGCGACGCAGACATCGAGAAGGAACCTCACGTAGCCTCTTGAGCAGGGTTTCGATCATATACATGTTCGCCAGCCATGGAACGATGGGCGAAGATTAGACATGCTTGGATGTCCTCCGGTTCAAGAAACGAATACTCGTCAAGTATCGCCTCGGCCGTATCACCCGCCGCCAGTTTTCCAAGGATATGCTCCACGGCGATCCGCATGCCGCGAATGATCGGCTTACCTCCGAAGATTTCGGGACGAACGGTGACGCGTTCGAGCAGTGCGGCCTGTTGAGTCATGATTCCTCCTTTCTCGACCTTATCATTTACCCTCGGGGAGTAGCCACCAGCCGTTCGCTGGGCCACAGGTGACGAGCAGTCGCCGCCGCGGCGTGACTTGAATTGGCTCTCACGATTCTCGACCACCAGTCCCTCCCATACGCTCGCCACCGCCGATAACCACCAGCGCCGCGTCGATACCGCGGTCGCCGTACGCCGCGTTCTGCGCGCCTTGGCGGAGTGCGTTGCCCGCATTGAGGGTGCGTTGACCGGCCCCTGGCGCCCAACCAACGGCTCGCCCGCAGCGGCGACCACAAGTCCCCCGGAAGCCACCGCCGAGTAATCTCCCGTCCGATAGAAGGCTACTCTGCCGAGTCCCCGCTCGACGATGCCGTCACAGTTATCACATCCTATCTGCTTGGCGCATTTCCGCGTTCGCAACCCGCACACTCGCCGGATTCGTACCTTGGCGTGAGGTCCCTGTCACGGGGTGCGGATACGGCGCGCGCGGCGCCCGTGGCGTTGACCGGGGCGGCGGCAGCGGTTGTAATGGCAGACGGCGGCGGGCGCCGTGGTTGGGGAGGGCGATGGAACGGGAGCTGTACGCGGGGCTGGATCTCGGCGGGACCAAGATCGCGGCGGCGCTGCTGACCGGCGACGGCCGCGTGGTGGGCCGGGCGCGGCTCGGTTCGCGCGCCGGCAGCGGCGGCGAGGTGGTGGCGGAGACGATGGTCGCCGCCGTGGACGAGGCGCTGCAGCGCGCGGGTGCGACGCGGGCGGCGTTGCGCGGCGCCGGCATCGGCGCGCCCGGCCCGCTCGACTTCGACACCGGCGTGATCGTGTTCGCACCCAACCTCGGCATGCGCGATTTCCCGCTGCGCGACTACATCGCCGAGCGGCTCGGGGTGCCGGTGTTTCTCGACAACGACGTCAACATGGGCACCTACGGCGAATACCTGGCGGGCGCCGCCCGCGGCTCGCGGTACGTGCTCGGGGTATTCCCCGGCACCGGCGTGGGCGGTGGCCTGGTGGTGAACGGCGAGGTGTTTCGCGGCGCCAACGGCACGGCGGGTGAGGTGGGCCACATCATCGTGCAGCACGGCGGTGCGTTGTGCGGCTGCGGCCAGCGCGGCTGCCTGGAGGCGTACGCCAGCCGCAGCGCGATCGCCCGAGACCTGGTGATGCTGGCCGCCATCGGCCAGGCGCCGACGGTGCGCGCGGCCGCCGGCACCCGCCTGAAGGCGGTCAAGAGCGGGGTGATCGCCCGTGCGGTCGCCGCCGGGGAGCCCGCGGTGTGCGAGGTGGTCGAGCGGTCGGCGCGCTATCTCGGCATCGGGATCGCCAACTGCGTCAACCTGTTCAGCCCCGACCTGGTGGTGCTCGGCGGCGGCCTGGTTGAGAAGCTCGGCGGCCGCTACGTGGCGCAGGTGGAGCGCGCCATGCGCACGCACGCCCTGGCGGCGGCGGCCGCCGGCGTCCGCGTGGTCGCCGCCGAGCTCGGCGACGAAGCCGCGGTCCACGGCGCCGTGGGCGGCCTGCGCGAGATGCTCGCGGAGCGCGCCTGATGGCTGCGCCCGGGCGCATGGCCGGCGGCGGGTCCGGGCACCTGACTGCGGTGGTGGACGTGGGCTCGAGCGCGTTCCGCCTGCTCATCGTCGACCGCCACCCGGACGGCACCTGGGACGTGGTGGACCGCGCCGTCAAGCCGGTCCCGCTCGGCCAGGACGTATTCTCCTCCGGGCGCATCGGGCGCGCCACCCTCACTCGCGGCGTGCAGGTGCTGAGCGCCTACTGCGAGCTGCTCGCCGGCTGGAACATCTCCCCCGCGGACACCCTGGTGTTCGGCACCAGCGCGCTGCGCGAGGCGCGCAACGGCGACACGTTCGTGGACCGGGTGGCGTTGCGCACCGGCCTGGCGATCGAGGTGATCGGCGAGGTGGAGGAGAGCGAACTGACCTACGTGGCCGTGCGCCGCGCGCTCGGCGCGGACCTGGCCGACGTGCTGCGCACCAACGCGCTGATCGTCGAGGTGGGCGGCGGGCACGCCACGCTGATCCTGGTGCGGCGCGGGCGCATCTCGGCACTGCGCACCCTCAAGGAGGGCACCGTGCGCATGCGCCGTCCGCTGCAGCTCGCCGGCGGCACCGGCATCGCGCCGCGCGACATCGTCGAGGAGGCGATGGGACCGTTGCTGGCATCGGTGCAGAAGGATCTGCGCCTGAGCCGCGTCGGCACCTTCATCGCCATCGGCAGCGACGTGAGCTTCCCGGTGACGCCGCTCGGCGGCGGCAGCAGGCCGGTCTCGCGTCTCGGCCTCGCCGCGTTCGACCGCTTCATCGACGAGGTCGCGGCGCTGCCGGTGGCGGACCTGGTGCGCGACCTGCAGATCTCCTACAGCGACGCGGAGCTGCTCGTGCCCGGACTGCTCATCTACCGGTCGTTCCTGAATCTGACGGCGGCGCGGGAGATCCTGGTGGCGCGGGTCAGCATCCGCGAGGGCGCACTGGCGCGCCACCACGACGCGCACGGCAGTCCCGCGCTGCGCGAGATGCGCGCCCAGGTGACGGCCAACGCCATCAGCCTCGGCAAGCGCTACCGCTTCGACGAGCGTCACGCCCGCCACGTGGCACAGCTCTCGTGCCGCCTGTTCGACGAGTTGCGCGCCGAGCACGGCCTCGACGACCGCAGCCGGCTGATGCTGGAGGTGAGCGCCATCCTGCACGACATCGGCCAGGTCATTCGCACCAGCGGGCACCACAAGCACGGTCAGTACATTGTCAGCAACTCGGAGATCTTCGGGCTCGACGGGCGCGACCGGGCGATCGTGGCCAACGTGGTGCGTTACCACCGGCAGGCGCTGCCGGCGCCGACGCACGGCGCATACATGCAGTTGGCGCGCGCCGACCGGATCGTGGTGAGCAAGCTCGCCGCCCTGCTGCGCGTGGCGGAGGCGCTCGACCGCGGTCACCAGGGCCGCGTGGCCAGCCTGCGCGTGCACAAGAGCGACGACGAGGTGACCCTTGCCTGCGAGTGCGCCGGCGCGCTCGCGCTCGAAGAACTCGCCATGGAACGCAAGGCCGACCTGTTCCGGGAGGTGTTCGGCCTGCGCGTGCGCCTGGAGCGCTCGGTCGGGCGCCCGCGCCCGCGGCTGCGGGCGGAAGCTACAGGCTGACGGTCACGCCAACCCCGAAGCGATGGCGGGTCGCGCTCTCGCCCTCGTTCAGGTCGAGATTGTCGACGTGCTCGACCGAATAGCCGACCCGCGTACGCACCGCCACCGGCTCCGCCGCCAGGTGGGCGGTCGCGGCGACCTCCAGTTGCAGGATCTCCTCCAGCACCGGCGCGTCGAGCAGGGAAGGTTCCGGACCGACGAAGGTGGCGCGTCCGTCCGCGTCGTAGCCGTCGTCCCAGATTGAGCCGTCGTCGTACGGTCCGCGGTTGTCGCGCCGCGCGGAGGCGTTGCCGTGGCGGATGCGGCGCGCCGCCAGTTCCAGGTCGAGCCACGCCAGCGGCGTGAACAGCGCGGCGAGCGTCACCTGGTCGGAGTTGGGCCGCAGGTTGTTGGCAAGCGGGCGTGCGCGATGGGTGTAGGTGAGATAGTTGATCGGCTGATGGCTGGAGTGGGTGTACATGTAGGGAGCCACGAACAGGTAGTCGAGCGACACGATGCCGGTGGTGTCGATC
It includes:
- a CDS encoding AAA family ATPase, with the protein product MEERYSEFMGGDPGERKKVIDAVLKIIPKFVYYSNYGNLDSEIYLPHVVENLRRDDLGPKEEAKARTLRVLFKFVRLRAEEILELGSDFMESRHGREPTPEEIAEIAKKKRERSILLQSAGALLTRQFRDWWKQGNYVFELDADGNHFRIWVSDDRRPEKIELESRSTGLQWFLSFYLVFLVESMGEHRDAVLLLDEPGLSLHPLAQRDLSTFFDSLSKTNGIIYTAHSPFLVDADRVDRARKVYVAADGTTKATSNLRHTEADGEQPGAAYAVYSGLGLTVAESLLIGCQPVIVEGVSDQHYLTAIKALLIADRKIAPRRELVFPPAGGAKTTRIVASILTGRDEALPLVLLDGDVPGRRMAKELTSDLYRHERTKVLCTDEFAGFGESEVEDLLPVEFLAEVVDRWHRRADLLFAEVARAGAPIGTQIEEWARTQELDLPASWKVELARRAKLRALDVGMKRFKEDAVEKWQRLFHELIEQGSNQ
- a CDS encoding nucleotidyltransferase family protein, with the protein product MHLLYTHAGPVTTPAGWERVAGRGTGNWRRTAATVNAVRHPCSGRFTRGFLVVPPGLTIRDRLRVLHPNDPDSWSRSRAAAARTPRKEGHLGHLLVPAINRSGAHGRWAFAEFTDVYTIAEESASDRSADRIRERTVTRDEVLTLLRAHKTTIMSRFGVAELGLFGSYARDHANDSSDVDILVRFEGSATSTRYFGVQFFIEDLLHRPVDLVTHKALRKEIRPYVARELVNV
- a CDS encoding DUF433 domain-containing protein, which gives rise to MTQQAALLERVTVRPEIFGGKPIIRGMRIAVEHILGKLAAGDTAEAILDEYSFLEPEDIQACLIFAHRSMAGEHVYDRNPAQEAT
- a CDS encoding ROK family protein, with protein sequence MERELYAGLDLGGTKIAAALLTGDGRVVGRARLGSRAGSGGEVVAETMVAAVDEALQRAGATRAALRGAGIGAPGPLDFDTGVIVFAPNLGMRDFPLRDYIAERLGVPVFLDNDVNMGTYGEYLAGAARGSRYVLGVFPGTGVGGGLVVNGEVFRGANGTAGEVGHIIVQHGGALCGCGQRGCLEAYASRSAIARDLVMLAAIGQAPTVRAAAGTRLKAVKSGVIARAVAAGEPAVCEVVERSARYLGIGIANCVNLFSPDLVVLGGGLVEKLGGRYVAQVERAMRTHALAAAAAGVRVVAAELGDEAAVHGAVGGLREMLAERA
- a CDS encoding HD domain-containing protein; the protein is MAAPGRMAGGGSGHLTAVVDVGSSAFRLLIVDRHPDGTWDVVDRAVKPVPLGQDVFSSGRIGRATLTRGVQVLSAYCELLAGWNISPADTLVFGTSALREARNGDTFVDRVALRTGLAIEVIGEVEESELTYVAVRRALGADLADVLRTNALIVEVGGGHATLILVRRGRISALRTLKEGTVRMRRPLQLAGGTGIAPRDIVEEAMGPLLASVQKDLRLSRVGTFIAIGSDVSFPVTPLGGGSRPVSRLGLAAFDRFIDEVAALPVADLVRDLQISYSDAELLVPGLLIYRSFLNLTAAREILVARVSIREGALARHHDAHGSPALREMRAQVTANAISLGKRYRFDERHARHVAQLSCRLFDELRAEHGLDDRSRLMLEVSAILHDIGQVIRTSGHHKHGQYIVSNSEIFGLDGRDRAIVANVVRYHRQALPAPTHGAYMQLARADRIVVSKLAALLRVAEALDRGHQGRVASLRVHKSDDEVTLACECAGALALEELAMERKADLFREVFGLRVRLERSVGRPRPRLRAEATG